One Manihot esculenta cultivar AM560-2 chromosome 6, M.esculenta_v8, whole genome shotgun sequence DNA segment encodes these proteins:
- the LOC110616779 gene encoding uncharacterized protein LOC110616779 isoform X1, whose amino-acid sequence MSGGSPVGGGYMRQRHSQGYASGGDDLEDDACSRPQPFTPPSPRVRSWVEIVENVLWIASAIFIVYFGDRHSNLICLLWHDERIRRLPLYLGMIGAGLNVVIFLYTSMFAWSVRRFDEKWELSSISALPFVTLLGLVSFCLFAFALWPIWSFLTLPLLAAKRYIPYRLRSSKQWATDLDEDFLTGIRC is encoded by the exons ATGTCTGGTGGTTCGCCTGTTGGAGGTGGATATATGAGGCAGAGGCATAGCCAAGGCTATGCCTCTGGTGGTGATGATCTCGAGGATGATGCATGCTCAAGGCCACAGCCGTTTACTCCGCCTAGCCCCCGAGTTCGATCATGGGTTGAGATTGTGGAGAATGTGCTTTGGATTGCTTCTGCAATTTTCATCGTTTACTTTGGTGATAGACACTCCAATTTAATTTGTCTCCTGTGGCATGATGAACGAATAAGAAG ATTGCCCTTATATCTTGGGATGATAGGCGCTGGGCTGAATGTTGTCATATTCTTATATACAAGTATGTTTGCGTGGAGTGTCAGGAGGTTTGATGAAAAATGGGAGCTATCAAGTATATCTGCTTTGCCATTTGTTACCCTATTGGGACTTGTCTCTTTTTGCTT GTTTGCCTTTGCTTTATGGCCGATATGGAGTTTCTTGACCCTTCCTCTTCTG GCAGCAAAACGATACATTCCGTATAGATTAAGAAGTTCCAAGCAATGGGCTACTGACTTAGATGAAGATTTTCTAACTGGAATACGCTGTTGA
- the LOC110616779 gene encoding uncharacterized protein LOC110616779 isoform X2, translated as MSGGSPVGGGYMRQRHSQGYASGGDDLEDDACSRPQPFTPPSPRVRSWVEIVENVLWIASAIFIVYFGDRHSNLICLLWHDERIRRLPLYLGMIGAGLNVVIFLYTSMFAWSVRRFDEKWELSSISALPFVTLLGLVSFCLFAFALWPIWSFLTLPLLFTLFMACMVIIPHIMIVTFRQQNDTFRID; from the exons ATGTCTGGTGGTTCGCCTGTTGGAGGTGGATATATGAGGCAGAGGCATAGCCAAGGCTATGCCTCTGGTGGTGATGATCTCGAGGATGATGCATGCTCAAGGCCACAGCCGTTTACTCCGCCTAGCCCCCGAGTTCGATCATGGGTTGAGATTGTGGAGAATGTGCTTTGGATTGCTTCTGCAATTTTCATCGTTTACTTTGGTGATAGACACTCCAATTTAATTTGTCTCCTGTGGCATGATGAACGAATAAGAAG ATTGCCCTTATATCTTGGGATGATAGGCGCTGGGCTGAATGTTGTCATATTCTTATATACAAGTATGTTTGCGTGGAGTGTCAGGAGGTTTGATGAAAAATGGGAGCTATCAAGTATATCTGCTTTGCCATTTGTTACCCTATTGGGACTTGTCTCTTTTTGCTT GTTTGCCTTTGCTTTATGGCCGATATGGAGTTTCTTGACCCTTCCTCTTCTG TTCACACTCTTTATGGCTTGCATGGTTATCATTCCCCATATTATGATTGTGACATTCAGGCAGCAAAACGATACATTCCGTATAGATTAA
- the LOC110617743 gene encoding F-box/kelch-repeat protein At1g55270: MDRAIQPPLVDTTACLCRVDAGLKTVATAKKYVPGSKLCLQPDIKPSIHPTRSKPSRGDRSRNQYPLLPGLPDDLAIACLIRVPRVEHRKLRLVCKRWYRLLAGNFFYSLRKSLGIAEEWIYVIKRDRDGKISWHAFDPIYQLWQPLPPVPKEYSEVLGFGCAVLSGCHLYLFGGKDPLKGSMRRVIFYSARTNKWHRAPDMLRRRHFFGSCVMNNCLYVAGGENDGGHRSLRSAEVYDPNKNRWSFISDMSTAMVPFIGVVYEGKWFLKGLGSRRQVLSEVYQPETDSWYPIYDGMVAGWRNPSASLNGHLYALDCKDGCQLRVYDDATDSWSKHIDSKMHLGNSRALEAAALVPLHGKLCIIRNNMSISLVDVSKSDDLRGATAEHLWETLSGKGQFKTLVTNLWSSLAGRYRQKSHIVHCQVLQA; this comes from the exons ATGGACAGAGCAATTCAACCGCCTCTG GTTGATACCACAGCTTGTCTATGTAGAGTAGATGCAGGCCTAAAAACAGTTGCCACTGCAAAAAAATATGTCCCTGGATCTAAGCTCTGCCTTCAACCAGACATTAAACCATCCATTCATCCTACTAGAAGTAAGCCATCACGTGGTGACAGGAGCCGGAACCAATATCCTCTGCTTCCGGGACTTCCTGATGATCTTGCTATTGCTTGCCTGATCCGGGTCCCGAGGGTAGAGCACCGTAAGCTACGGCTAGTGTGCAAAAGATGGTATCGTCTTTTGGCTGGAAACTTCTTCTACTCACTTCGGAAAAGCCTTGGAATTGCTGAAGAATGGATATATGTCATCAAGAGAGACCGAGATGGAAAAATCTCATGGCATGCATTTGACCCAATATACCAACTCTGGCAGCCCCTTCCTCCTGTCCCAAAGGAATATTCTGAAGTCCTTGGATTTGGTTGTGCTGTCCTCAGTGGCTGTCACCTCTATTTGTTTGGTGGTAAAGACCCTCTTAAGGGATCAATGAGAAGAGTCATATTTTATAGTGCTAGGACAAATAAGTGGCATCGTGCCCCAGACATGCTTCGTCGACGGCATTTTTTTGGTTCATGTGTGATGAACAACTGTTTGTATGTAGCTGGTGGGGAAAATGATGGGGGGCATCGATCCTTAAGATCAGCAGAAGTTTATGATCCTAACAAGAATAGATGGTCCTTCATTTCAGACATGAGCACAGCAATGGTGCCTTTTATTGGAGTTGTTTATGAGGGAAAGTGGTTCCTGAAGGGGCTGGGATCTCGCCGGCAGGTTCTAAGCGAAGTCTACCAACCAGAAACTGATAGCTGGTACCCTATTTATGATGGCATGGTTGCAGGCTGGAGAAACCCAAGTGCTTCCTTAAACGGACACCTCTATGCTTTGGACTGTAAGGATGGCTGCCAGCTTAGAGTTTATGATGATGCGACTGACTCTTGGAGCAAGCATATTGACAGCAAGATGCATTTGGGGAATTCTCGTGCGTTGGAGGCAGCTGCACTTGTTCCACTTCATGGAAAACTCTGCATCATCAGGAATAATATGAGCATATCTTTGGTTGATGTGTCAAAATCCGACGATCTAAGGGGTGCTACTGCTGAGCATTTATGGGAAACCCTATCTGGGAAAGGGCAGTTCAAGACTCTGGTCACAAATCTCTGGTCAAGCCTAGCGGGCAGGTACCGACAGAAAAGTCATATAGTTCACTGCCAGGTTCTTCAAGCATAA
- the LOC110616533 gene encoding F-box protein At-B, whose translation MMMERLASSLICEEILGRLDLKTLCTVACVSRSLRFSVDYEVLPFLSSLHLPPSFIPDSSSLFIILSRCTRAGTLTLTTLTLNCQRLRDSCLTRFLGEQLQQLNLSFCSFLSYGFLVSIGENCPFLRVLMLEFAEQGSPDLFRRTLADMLFKCHLLECVCLKIKGTEVDARAFHFIDLFLPSTLKILKLKPTLEVNAIRLARQLGTGQKLSAMEDFSIPNSPTSYRFALQNLSLVLDVISDRLLVSITSSLPLLVELDLEDRPNKEPSPQFDLTNSGLQLLGSCYHLTGLSLIRSRKNYQGSFKQINDMGMFLLSESCKSLQSVKLCGFSKVTDAGFASLLHSCQQLKKFEVRNAILLSDLAFHNLTGVSSSLVEVRLLSCNLITSETVKKLGSSRSLEVLDLCGCKSIANSCLSSISCLRRLTSLNLTGADITDDGLSILGQGSPPISHLCLRGCKRVTDKGISLLLCGAIAETLAALDLGYMPGISDSSIFTIVAVGREITELCIRCCFYVTDSSLQALATKRSFQYGNKQLRQLDLFNCIGLSADAVRLLRKPLFSGLHWVGIGQTRLVIKGGAILTEICNERPWLTVCSDGCEMGCHDGWQFHRSESH comes from the exons ATGATGATGGAGAGATTGGCAAGTAGCTTGATATGCGAAGAGATTCTGGGAAGGTTGGATTTAAAGACGCTGTGCACGGTGGCCTGCGTGAGCAGATCCCTGCGCTTCTCCGTCGACTATGAAGTTCTTCCGTTTCTCTCTTCCCTCCATCTCCCACCGTCTTTCATTCCGGATTCAAGCTCTCTCTTTATTATCCTCAGTCGCTGCACCAGAGCAGGAACCCTTACTCTTACCACGCTGACACTCAATTGTCAGCGCCTCCGTGATTCTTGTCTCACCCGTTTCCTCGGTGAACAACTCCAGCAACTCAATTTATCTTTCTGCTCCTTCCTCTCATATGGGTTTCTTGTTTCGATAGGAGAAAACTGCCCCTTCCTCAG GGTGCTAATGCTAGAATTTGCAGAGCAAGGCTCACCAGATCTGTTCAGAAGGACTCTTGCTGACATGCTTTTCAAGTGCCATCTTTTGGAG TGTGTCTGTCTTAAAATTAAAGGGACGGAAGTTGATGCAAGAGCGTTCCACTTCATTGATTTGTTTCTGCCTAGTACTCTGAAAATTCTGAAATTAAAGCCAACGCTTGAGGTAAATGCAATCCGTCTAGCAAGGCAACTAGGAACTGGTCAAAAGTTATCTGCAATGGAAGATTTCAGCATCCCTAACTCACCAACATCATATCGTTTTGCATTACAAAATTTGTCGCTTGTCTTAGATGTTATATCTGATAGGCTACTTGTGTCTATCACCAGCTCGCTTCCTCTTCTGGTAGAGCTGGATCTTGAAGATAGGCCAAACAAGGAACCATCTCCACAGTTTGACTTGACCAATAGTGGGCTGCAGTTGTTGGGCTCTTGCTATCATTTGACTGGACTCTCTCTTATACGCAGTAGAAAGAACTACCAAGGATCATTTAAACAAATAAATGATATGGGAATGTTTCTGCTTTCCGAGAGTTGCAAAAGTTTGCAGTCAGTGAAGCTTTGTGGTTTCTCAAAAGTTACTGATGCTGGCTTTGCATCATTGCTACATTCGTGCCAGCAGTTGAAGAAATTTGAAGTCCGAAATGCCATACTTTTGTCGGACTTGGCCTTTCACAATCTAACTGGAGTCTCGTCTTCCCTTGTTGAGGTGAGATTACTTTCATGCAATTTGATAACCAGTGAAACTGTGAAGAAACTAGGCTCTTCTAGGAGTTTAGAGGTGCTAGATCTGTGTGGCTGCAAGAGCATAGCAAATTCTTGCCTCAGCTCCATTTCATGTCTTAGAAGATTAACTTCTTTGAATCTTACTGGAGCTGATATTACAGATGATGGCTTATCCATACTTGGTCAGGGGAGTCCACCTATCTCACATTTGTGTCTTAGAGGCTGTAAGAGAGTAACCGACAAAGGCATTTCTCTTTTATTGTGTGGGGCAATTGCAGAGACATTGGCAGCACTTGATTTAGGTTACATGCCAGGAATATCAGACAGCAGCATTTTTACAATAGTTGCTGTTGGTAGAGAGATTACTGAATTATGTATTCGGTGTTGCTTTTATGTGACTGATTCTTCATTGCAAGCACTTGCTACAAAGAGAAGCTTCCAATATGGCAATAAGCAACTTCGGCAACTTGATCTTTTCAATTGCATTGGATTATCTGCTGATGCAGTCAGATTGCTAAGGAAACCCTTATTCAGTGGACTGCATTGGGTTGGTATTGGACAAACTCGATTGGTAATCAAGGGTGGTGCTATTCTAACTGAAATTTGCAACGAACGACCGTGGCTGACTGTGTGTTCTGATGGTTGTGAAATGGGATGTCATGATGGGTGGCAGTTCCATAGATCAGAAAGCCATTGA
- the LOC110618239 gene encoding probable ethanolamine kinase, translating into MVAVQKIWDAMEVAQEARDCSSSEIHSSQLTVDTSLSLSDNHMSPRLIELCKDLFKKWSGLDDSRFLIETVSGGITNLLLKVSVKEESGNEVPVTVRLYGPNTDYVINRERELQAIKYLSAAGFGAKLLGVFGNGMVQSFINARTLTPADMRKPKLAAEIAKQLCKFHAVEIPGSKEPQLWNDLFKFYDNASILQFEDIEKQRKYETISFREVYNEVLEIKELTDKLNAPVVFSHNDLLSGNLMLNEDEDKLYFIDFEYGSYSYRGYDIGNHFNEYAGYDCDYSLYPSKDEQYHFFRHYLQPDKPHEVSDKDLEALHIETNTFTLASHLFWALWALIQAKMSPIDFDYLCYFFMRYNEYKKQKEKSCSLARSYLSRFG; encoded by the exons ATGGTAGCAGTGCAAAAGATCTGGGACGCTATGGAGGTCGCACAGGAAGCTAGAGACTGTTCCAGCTCTGAGATTCATTCTTCGCAGCTCACCGTCGATACctctctttcactttctgataATCATATGTCACCTCGTCTCAT AGAGTTGTGCAAGGATCTGTTCAAGAAATGGTCCGGATTGGATGATTCTCGCTTCTTAATTGAGACGGTTTCTGGCGGTATTACAAATCTAT TGCTCAAGGTATCTGTAAAGGAAGAAAGTGGAAACGAAGTCCCTGTAACTGTCAGATTATATGGTCCTAACACTGATTATGTTATCAATCGAGAGCGGGAGTTGCAG GCTATCAAATACCTCTCAGCTGCAGGATTTGGAGCTAAGTTGCTTGGTGTATTTGGAAATGGCATGGTGCAATCATTTATCAATGCACGGACACTAACTCCAGCAG ATATGAGAAAGCCAAAGCTGGCTGCTGAAATTGCCAAGCAACTTTGTAAATTCCACGCCGTAGAAATTCCAGGCTCTAAAGAACCTCAGTTGTGGAATGACCTCTTCAAGTTTTATGACAATG CATCCATTCTTCAATTTGAAGATATTGAGAAGCAAAGGAAATATGAGACAATTTCATTCAGGGAAGTTTACAATGAAGTACTTGAAATCAAG GAATTGACAGACAAGCTTAATGCTCCTGTGGTTTTTTCGCACAATGACTTGCTTTCAGGGAATCTGATGCTTAATGAAGATGAAG ATAAACTCTACTTCATTGATTTTGAGTACGGATCATACAGTTACAGAGGTTATGACATTGGAAATCACTTCAATGAGTATGCTGGTTATGATTGTGACTACAGCTT ATACCCAAGTAAGGATGAACAATATCATTTCTTCAGGCATTATTTACAACCTGACAAACCGCATGAG GTATCTGACAAGGACCTTGAAGCTCTGCATATTGAGACAAATACTTTCACCTTAGCTTCACACTTATTTTGGGCCTTGTGGGCATTAATCCAG GCAAAGATGTCTCCGATTGATTTTGATTATCTGTGCTATTTCTTCATGCGATACAATGAATACAAAAAGCAGAAGGAAAAGAGTTGTTCACTGGCACGTTCTTACCTTTCAAGATTCGGATGA